Proteins encoded by one window of Ramlibacter tataouinensis:
- a CDS encoding ABC transporter permease: protein MSSVLLAENAAPAPAAAGSPAAPAHAPSAAYLAWRAREKRRGRWIQATRALLLLLFLVLWEVLARTHVVNPLMTSYPSALWPTFIELSRSGDLLGHTWATFRATLVGFALSMAFGIAVAAGLWWSSFAHKVLDPFLVVANAMPKIAFVPIFYIWLGSEYSVYGMAVAIAVFVTIMVVYEGFQGIDPNKVKLARTFGASRAQVLRLVVLPGSMPTLIAALKMNIGLALVGVIVGEFQSSNAGLGFLIINGSQVFKLNIVMAAIVVLGLLSGLMYLAIARLESAFARRYA, encoded by the coding sequence ATGAGCTCCGTTCTGCTGGCCGAGAACGCCGCCCCCGCACCCGCCGCGGCCGGGTCGCCCGCCGCCCCGGCGCACGCGCCCAGCGCCGCCTACCTGGCCTGGCGCGCGCGCGAGAAGCGCCGCGGCCGCTGGATCCAGGCCACCCGCGCGCTGCTGCTGCTGCTCTTTCTGGTGCTCTGGGAAGTGCTCGCACGCACGCACGTGGTCAACCCCCTGATGACCAGCTATCCGAGTGCGCTGTGGCCCACGTTCATCGAGCTCTCGCGCAGCGGGGACCTGCTCGGGCACACCTGGGCCACCTTCCGGGCGACCCTGGTCGGCTTCGCCCTGAGCATGGCGTTCGGCATCGCGGTGGCCGCGGGCCTGTGGTGGTCCTCCTTCGCCCACAAGGTGCTGGATCCGTTCCTGGTGGTGGCCAATGCCATGCCCAAGATCGCCTTCGTGCCGATCTTCTACATCTGGCTCGGCTCGGAGTACTCGGTGTACGGCATGGCCGTGGCGATCGCGGTCTTCGTGACCATCATGGTGGTCTACGAGGGCTTCCAGGGGATCGACCCGAACAAGGTCAAGCTGGCCCGCACCTTCGGCGCCAGCCGCGCCCAGGTGCTGCGGCTGGTCGTGCTGCCCGGAAGCATGCCGACGCTGATCGCGGCGCTGAAGATGAACATCGGCCTGGCCCTGGTCGGCGTCATCGTGGGCGAGTTCCAGTCGTCCAACGCCGGGCTGGGCTTTCTCATCATCAACGGCAGCCAGGTGTTCAAGCTGAACATCGTCATGGCGGCCATCGTGGTGCTCGGGCTGCTGTCGGGCCTGATGTACCTGGCGATCGCCCGGCTGGAATCGGCGTTCGCGCGGCGCTACGCCTGA
- a CDS encoding ABC transporter ATP-binding protein yields the protein MTLAEAAERPATASPPRGRPRIELQDVCLRYFTHAGETEALDRIQLGVGAGEFVGLIGQSGCGKSTLLSLIAGILEPSSGQVLVDGLPVRGPSPRVGYMLQQDYLFEWRTILDNAVLGAQIQHRSMKQARERAAHLLHKCGMGDFLDHYPRQLSGGMRQRVALARTLVTDPDVVLLDEPFSALDSQTRLAIADEVVDVLRSEGKSVVLVTHDIGEAISMTDRVVVLSRRPGRIKSQHLMRFAGHEGRRPKPLEIRGLPEFNDYFRTLWDELDVHVEG from the coding sequence ATGACGCTCGCCGAGGCAGCCGAGCGCCCCGCCACCGCGTCGCCCCCTCGCGGGCGGCCGCGCATCGAACTGCAGGACGTCTGCCTGCGTTACTTCACCCACGCGGGCGAGACCGAGGCGCTGGACCGCATCCAGCTCGGGGTCGGCGCGGGCGAGTTCGTCGGCCTCATCGGCCAGTCCGGATGCGGCAAGAGCACGCTGCTGTCGCTGATCGCCGGCATCCTCGAGCCCTCGTCGGGCCAGGTGCTGGTGGACGGGCTGCCGGTGCGCGGGCCCTCCCCGCGGGTGGGCTACATGCTGCAGCAGGACTACCTGTTCGAGTGGCGCACCATCCTCGACAACGCGGTGCTCGGCGCGCAGATCCAGCACCGCTCGATGAAGCAGGCGCGCGAGCGCGCCGCCCACCTGCTGCACAAGTGCGGAATGGGCGACTTCCTCGACCACTACCCTCGCCAGCTCTCCGGCGGCATGCGCCAGCGCGTCGCGCTGGCCCGCACGCTGGTCACCGACCCGGACGTGGTGCTGCTGGACGAGCCGTTCTCCGCGCTCGATTCGCAGACCCGCCTGGCCATTGCGGACGAGGTGGTCGACGTGCTGCGCAGCGAGGGCAAGTCGGTGGTCCTGGTCACGCACGACATCGGCGAGGCCATTTCCATGACCGACCGGGTGGTGGTGCTGTCGCGCCGCCCCGGCCGGATCAAGTCGCAGCACCTGATGCGCTTCGCCGGCCACGAGGGCCGGCGGCCCAAGCCGCTGGAGATCCGCGGGCTGCCCGAGTTCAACGACTACTTCCGCACGCTCTGGGACGAGCTGGACGTGCACGTGGAGGGCTGA
- a CDS encoding ABC transporter substrate-binding protein, with translation MSYLSRLFRTIGLAVSVLALAGTAQAQSAATLTKVRYEEVVRSILYTPMYVALSQGYFKEAGLDVGLKTSQGTDKGMAALLSGSADIVLIGPEASIYVANSESPTKPRIFSGLTATDGFLLMARTKPAKFEWSDLKGKSVLSFRPGSNPDVFLETAMRKHGLDPKKDLKLVNNIGPAARAGAWMAGQADYGIFLEPEAGMLEKNGQGFVVAAVGREVGPVDYTVFTATSDFLKKNPAVAQAWTNVILRAQKHVATAPAADLAKALAEFFPGMTQPELVAAIERYRGIGLWKTSTTVEQQAIETLQDMLIASGVLDRAKRVKYEQVVANEFSSKAR, from the coding sequence ATGTCCTACTTGTCCCGCCTGTTCCGCACGATCGGCCTGGCCGTGAGCGTCCTTGCGCTGGCCGGCACCGCGCAGGCGCAATCCGCTGCCACATTGACCAAGGTCCGCTACGAGGAAGTGGTCCGGTCGATCCTGTACACGCCCATGTACGTGGCACTGAGCCAGGGTTACTTCAAGGAAGCCGGGCTGGACGTTGGCCTGAAGACTTCGCAAGGGACCGACAAGGGCATGGCCGCCCTGCTCTCGGGCAGCGCCGACATCGTGCTGATCGGGCCGGAAGCCTCGATCTACGTGGCCAACAGCGAGTCGCCGACCAAGCCGAGGATCTTCTCCGGGCTGACGGCCACCGACGGGTTCCTGCTGATGGCGCGCACCAAGCCGGCCAAGTTCGAGTGGAGCGACCTGAAAGGCAAGAGCGTGCTGTCCTTCCGTCCGGGCTCGAACCCGGACGTGTTCCTCGAGACGGCGATGCGCAAGCACGGGCTCGATCCGAAGAAGGACCTGAAGCTGGTGAACAACATCGGACCGGCCGCGCGCGCCGGCGCCTGGATGGCCGGGCAGGCCGACTACGGCATCTTCCTGGAGCCGGAGGCCGGCATGCTGGAGAAGAACGGCCAGGGCTTCGTGGTCGCGGCCGTCGGCCGCGAGGTGGGCCCGGTGGATTACACCGTCTTCACCGCCACCAGCGACTTCCTGAAGAAGAACCCGGCGGTGGCGCAAGCCTGGACCAACGTCATCCTGCGCGCGCAGAAGCACGTGGCGACCGCACCGGCGGCCGACCTGGCCAAGGCCCTGGCCGAATTCTTCCCCGGCATGACGCAACCCGAGCTGGTCGCAGCCATCGAGCGGTATCGCGGCATCGGCTTGTGGAAGACCAGCACCACGGTCGAACAGCAGGCGATCGAGACCTTGCAGGACATGCTGATCGCCAGCGGGGTCCTCGACCGCGCCAAGCGCGTCAAGTACGAGCAGGTCGTGGCCAACGAGTTCAGCAGCAAGGCCCGCTGA